Part of the Lolium rigidum isolate FL_2022 chromosome 6, APGP_CSIRO_Lrig_0.1, whole genome shotgun sequence genome, ccccagtcctcggggtcgccgctgctgccgctcgtactccgccagcagcgccgcctgcgacgtttcctccggctcctccttcacctccggcttcgggatgaggagggcgccgccgcgcctcccttgctgccgtcggctgccgctgccgccacgcctcgtgttgacgggcgtcgccggctcctccttcacctcccgtttggggacggtgtagggcgcagaccggtacgacgaggacgtcgtcgatcgcgccggtcctgaggaagaagagtgcgaggaggacgagtatccTCGGCTGCcagtgaggagacggcggcggtgacgacggcatctccaaccttggagcgccgttgcggatgccgcggatgacgttctcgagggtgcgtccCGGAacaccccagaacagggcgcggccgtccttgttccagcttgttggggccgccgatgagcccgtcggtgctgtgcatctcgatgtcgtacttcgccttgaagtacgtcgtccaccaggcgtcgttgttgtcgaccgcccacgtcggatccaaccgctcctcggcggtgagttgagcccgccgggccttgatggcgtccctccattgatgcgtgcccggcttcggcggcggcgggacgcccatgccattcacggccatcttccggccgccgccgctggcagCCGCATGTTCGGCGGGgcccggataccgggcgtggtgcggcgcccacgcctccggcacggtgaggctgccgcggccgaggccgttcgccgcggcgatcttgcgggaggacgagctcgacattttggagcggcgaggagaagatccgggagggagaggcggcggcgacgagaaggtttgtgagcggtgagaactgcgggcgtcttaaaacagcggcggcggcgggtggttgcacgcaataacgccggcgcggacggccacgcggccatgcacgacgagacgcgtccctgcgtcgcctgggaaaacagggacgccattaacgtcgcttgaccaaaggtaggcgacgggattTTAGCCTTCCATGCCGCTGACGGgtcagccccgccactccccgcctcgcttttcggtgtgtccggcgtccccggtgcgtcccctgtgggacggggacgggctcggggcactggacaccgtatcggggcgcgccagacaaaaatgggctttgggggacacggctggaacacatttttttgtccggcgcaccccaaatccctttaggggacgctttggaggacgcggctggagatgctcttagagcacacTTGATCTCTTCTCTCGTGAATGAAGAATCAGAGTATACATAATTGATGTTCTGAACCCTATCCGATCACACTCATTCGCCTACATGACTTATCCACAGATCAAAACTCGGTATGTACTTGATACGTGTCTCGATCAGCCGATCAGTATTTTCTAACGAATGCAGAGTTGCAATTACTTTCAGCTAGCTGCAAGGATGCTGCATTGTCGCTCCTCGATCGCGTGCTGCGTGAAGCCTCATCACCTTCCTCACACGTTGGCGAAGAGTTTGTAGGTGCCGGCGTCGAGTACGATCTGCCTGACGGCGGTGACGGAAGCGACGACTGCTAGCGCGGAGAAGACGACGGCGATGGCCGTGTTGAGCCAGAACACGACCCCCTTCTTAGACGGCTTGAACGTGAGGTTGTAGAAGATGGCTGGCACGGCGAAGTCGAGCGGCAAGAACCCGAACGCGCCGATGAGCGCGTTCATGTCCCCGAAGAAGGGTATCATCGCCGCGATGGTGGTGCcgaaggcgacggcggcggtgcgggaCAGCAGCCTCGGCACCACGTTCCGCGCGGCGTACTGCCCGGCCTTGGGGTCGGAGAGGAGGCCCTCGAGGACCTCGTTGGTGGGCTGCAGGTACACCGTGGCCGTGGCGGAGAGCTGCATGAGCGTGAAGAGCTCCGCCATGAGCAGCAGCCACTCCGGGATGACGGGCCTCCCGTCCACCATGAAGTTGTTGAGGAGCAGGCCCTGCGCGGCGTTGCCAAACGCCCAGTACCCCGCGGTGGCCACGCTGAAGAAGGTGGTGACCACCACGGCGTAGCAGAGGCAGAGGCCCTTGAACATCTTGCCCGTGAcgggcgccgccaccgtggccTGGATCTCCGGGATGATGCCGTTGCCGTAGgtggtggcgatgacggcgatggCGTTGAAGACGCCGTAGACGCGGGTGCTGGTGCCGCCGCGGATCGAGTAGTCCTTGGGGGGCGCTCTCTCGGAGCTCCCTGTATGCATGCAGAGCTCGTTAATCAGTTGAAACTTTTCATATTACTAGCACAAAGTTTGCGGACGGCGGGGCCGCCTGGGTACGTACCTAGGTAGATGCAGCCGGCGACGGCGCAGAGGCTGTaggagaggcagaggaggagggagatgagGTTGACGTGGCGGAGGGAATGGAAGGACGGCAGCTGCGCCAGGGTCACGAGGAAGACACCGAAGATGGCCACGAATACGTACAACTTGATGGTGCCACCAGGGTTAGCGATAAGGTAGATGGCCTGCAGTAAAAATCGTACATGTGAGTCCTAGGTCATCTACAATGAAAGGGTAGGTGTTTATATGAGTGCTTAGGTCATCTACAATGCTAGGTGCTTATATGAATGCTTAGAAAACAAATCAAGCATTTTCATAAGCATATGTGCTTATTTGTAGAGAAGAGGTGCGTATTAGGCATCTACCTATTATAAATAACCGCCGATGCTTAAACAAAAAATTGTGTATTTCTCTAAGCGCTTCTTCTAAGTATCTTGCATTATACATGCCCTAATCGTGCTTGCGTGCAAGGCCATGTACAGTAAGAGATGCTTAGAGGGGTATTAAGAAAAATAAATCAAGCTTATTGTTAAGCAATTGGTTCTTATTGTACATGAGAGGTGCCTACTACATGCCTAGATAGATAAATAAGCATAAGTGATTAGACAAAATTTCTAAACATTTCTCTGAACACCTTTTATTATACATGTCCTAAGTGCACCGTTAAAGATGTGACCGGCCCGACACAATGTCGGTCAGCCGGTGGTAGACTTGTAGTTAGTAACTTGTTCGTACCTTCATGCTTTGGCCGGCAAGGAGAGTGGACGCCACGACTGCCCCGAAACACACCAGGAACTGGATCGGCCCGATGTAGTACCGTCCCCATGCAGGCCCTGCATCAAAGAGAATGTGGGTTATAGGTTAATTCGAACATGCACACATTAGCACACATGATACTCTTGTACACAAAAAAACATGTCAGTAATACTTACCCCCGTCCATAATTCGTACTGCAAATTTGGATCTATCTAGACATATTATGTAAATAAGAGCTGTGTTACGGTGATTGGGTGCTACTACCCGGTACTACGGAGTACTACCACTCTGATTAATTCTGGCCGTCCGATTAGCCTATTTAATTTACTTTCTAATTAATATCCTGAGGGGTATTAAGGTACATTCACGCTGCATAACTGCCCACGCACGACCAGCCTTTGCGACTAGCCCCTTGCCAGACGCACCGCCCCCCACCTTGCCTCCGTTCcttatccgccgccgccgctgctcgccggaAGCAGAACCTGCTCGCCGAACGCCCATCAGCTCGCCTACGCGCTTCCCAGCCGCTCGCCTACGCGCCGCCCAGCCGCTCGCCGACGTGCCGCCGAATCAGCGCTCCGCCTCCGCATCCACCGCTCTTCCGATCGTCTTCCTCACGTAGGAGCTCGGCTGCCTCGCCTGCTCGCACTCGAGCTCGTCCGCGCCGTACAGGAGGTAGCTCGCTCCTCTCAGCAAGTGCACTGGAACGGGGCCGTCGAGGATCTCCCACTACGAACCCACAAGGCGGCGGCTGCCGTTCGCTCCACCATCACCTCCgcgccggcgatctccaccagaaAGTGCAGAACTCCTTAAACACATCTAGGTACACATTCAACCCAAATCAGCTTGCATTTTTTGAGATTTTGGTACAAGATCATGTCATATCTCAGGTGTTTGTGCAACATGTATGCCGTTATTAGCATTCACGGCAACCAGGGCACACAGACTAATCACAAGTTCATGCATATGCACAACCAGAGGAAATGTTAGTATTTTCTTACAGAAAACATCTAAAGATATGTATTCTACGAAACTACAAGAAACAGTAGTTAGAGCCCATCTTCTTGTTGTCATCTAACAACTGAATATTCCTGGAGAAAAATAATCAGAGctacacttgtcatttgataccaTATGTACATGGTTAATTAAGTTTTGCAATATTAAATATTCCTGGAGAAATATATAGTGAAGAAAGAAATAGTTGTTTGTAATTTTGGAATCCGAGACATATGAATGTCACGCTCTCCTGCACACCCTTTTGCTTCCTGCATACACATTGGAAATTCAACATTGTATTTGCAACCaggaagaaataaaaaaattcaccagTTGAGGATACCACTCTTTCTGTTATCTTTGCATATGTTGCAAAAGTAAGTTCGTTGATGTGTTGGTAGTTGCACAAGCTTTATTATACAGTAAGACAATTTTGAAACATGACGTCACTGTCCAGATAAATTTTCAGATATATGTTATAGTATAGGATCACTAGAAGTGTAGCACCAAGAGGCAACAATGCGGGTTTACTAGATTGTGAGCGACACTACACATTGTCACTAGCCTATTATGTCCTGTTGCTATTGGTATCTGCATATATGGCACTatggatatggaggtactctaagTAGGCTGTTGGTACAATGGTACTCAACTTCTGGCACGATTCGCTTCTAATTTTCGTAAAAAAATCACCATTCTGACATTTGTGTGTGATATGCAGGAAGACATGGGTGATGAGTCCACATATGATTACTATGACATCGTCAAGAAGACAATTGCTAGTGAGGATGATGGATTTGAGTTCTATAACAGCTATGCTCTTGAGAAAGGTTTTCGTGTGCGGAAAAGCTATAAAGGAGAAGCCCTACAAAGCCAGAATGCCAGAGGTTGACAAGTGCAATGCTGCAGAGGACGACATCCAGGTAATCAACATCCAACTGATGCCACCAAAAAGGAAGAAAGCCCTCCAGATGATGCCAGTAAAAAGGAAATCATCCCTCCAATGCCAATTGGCAGCAAAAATCGGAAACGTGGGCATCCAAGGAAGAATGAATCACCTAAACCTACTAATTCTGTAAAAGATCGATACAAATTAGCCACAGATGCTGACATTGGACTCGCGGATCAAATCATGGTTCCCAACAGGTGAGCCCATACAAGGAACTATGAAGCTCACAGGGAGTGGCAGTTTCAGATGATGTGCTCTTATAGCATGTGACAATTTACAAACAGCTGTGTTCTTCAATCCATGGCTATACTTAAGTTCTGCTGTTTTCTCATATTGGTGGTAAACTTGTAATTTTATCTTCGAACCGATCTGGAGTGTTGTTACATTTTAATGTAAGCCATATGTTTGGCTTGACTATTTTACATGACTACTCAATGCTGCAGTGTTGCTGGTGTGTTATTGAAAATTATCCTCGAATCTCGAGTTAAGCAGAACTTGCCTTCCTCTGCTTCTGTTCACCCTTGTCGTCAACCATGATGAGCTTTGGTGAAGACCCATAAGCATATCCTAATGAGAAACCTATATACAAGTACAATGCTATATTGTATGTTTACTGCTCAGCTGCTCATTTTCAGCCTTAAAAACATCGTTTAACACCCTAAAGAACAAGTTCTATAATCTTGTGGAATGTCAAAAATTAAAGGTAACACATGCCATGCATGTCTAATAAATCAATAGATACCATGATACACTTAGCCTAATTATTCACTGCAAAAAAAACTTATTCTCAAACTAGTTGATGGCAATCAAcaggtagtgggatcaattcgtgcTTGACCAACGCTTTACCTTTGTTATATTCTTAAAGCAAATGGCATGTCAAAAAATGAATTCAAAACTATATGCAGTATCCCTACTGAATCTATAATTCTAGATACAGGAGAAATCAACGAACAGCAGCTCCATTCAGGACGTGGATTCGTTGGAGAAGCAACCATTCTTACTGCACATGGCCATCAGTGCATTTGCAACTCGGAGGCTGAACCCAAAAAAAGTACATCTGACCACACGACGTGCCAGCCACTCGCAGCTTTGACACGCCGCTTGGAGGCTACCGCCGGCTCCACCTCCTTTGCGACTTTGCGTTGGCCCGGCGCCGCACCGGGATGCCGTCTGAGAGGAGCTCTGCCTCCGACAAGTAACGCCGGCGTCTAGTCGTCCGGCGGACCCGAACACCTGCAGCTTCTAGCCTTCTACGCCGCGCTCGACCAACAGCCGGCTCCACAGCTCATCTGCCTCGCCCCGGTGGTCCACCGGGGGTGAACTGTAGGATGTTGGAGAGCTCCACGCCTCGCGGACAGAGCACGTCGTCCTGGAAAAAAATACCATGCAGCACGGCACAAGGTGCGGCCGCCATCCAGCACGGTGCCGGAGTGGCGCTCGGAAAGGGCTCCCGGAAAGGGGATTTTTGCACGGGCTAGAGGATGGCGGAGGTAACCGAGCGCGGTCGGGCGGCGAAGCAATACGCCGGCGGGGAGGGGGTAGCGGTTGGAAGGGAGAACAGGGCGCAGGCGCCAGGGCGGCGACGCAGGGAGGGCATATGGCGGTGGCGGCTCCATGGCGCGACGGGATATTGGAGACTGAAGTGAACGAGATGAGAGATGCCATCTGACGCGAAATTACCTAACTACCCTTCTATTAAATTAATATAAATCAATAATTCCAGTACTTTCCTGTACTTACTTTTTAGTACTTTGTGGTACTACTATTTTTTGCACCGTCAGATTAAGTAGCTTGAACGGCTTCTAAATTCCCCAATCATAGTAAAAGTTGTATGTAAATAAAACAGCCGAAACTGCGACAAAAATTATAGAATGGGGGAGAAGTTATTGGCGTAAACCACCAACCTGATGCTCAAATTCACTGAATTGTACCAGTTTATGATTTGCGGGAAAAAAATTCAAATCGCTAACTAAACACGAAATAATACATTTTCTGACTAGTGGGACCCACCTATCATGATGTCGTGGCACAAAACCTAGTGAACTTGCTGATGCAGACAGATGGCCGCGCAATTGAAAAATCTAATTATCTGAAAATAAAACCACCATGCCACCATTACCGCCTCCGGTACCACAATCACCAATGCACTCTGGCGAGGCACGTTGTCGGCCGCCATTTCCTTCCCTCTCTTCCTTACCAGCCACCCATCCCTctatcccctctctctctctttctatcCCACTTCTCTTTGCAGATCCAGTGTATGCTAGAGACCTAGACGAAGGAACCCCCGATGGTGGAGCTCGCGTACAAATTCGGGACAAAACGGTGATTACGCTAGAGCCAAGCCAACGGTTCGACGAAGGAGACCACCTCCTAGTTTTTGTTTGATTTCTTCCACTTTCTCCGTTCCACGAAGGTTGTCTGAGATTtgcatttagatgtatctagactagataaatctaaattttaacaaatctagATAACCTGACGGAGGGAGtatgggtgtgtttggtttgaGCCCCAATAAGccctaccaaaattttggcaagGTGTTGTTGTTTGGATTATAGCCATTGCTCTTCCAAATTTTTGGTAGACTAGTGCCTCCATTTAGGTTTGTAACCAAACCGACTTATGCATTGACAACTCAAACTGGCTAGTGCCTGATCTGATTTCAATTCAATGAAAACAGATATTAATAATGTTTTTTAAAGAATGCAGGCAAGAAGAGAGAAAAAAATTGAGATAGCAAAATCATAAGTGACTATTGCAGTGCGCTGAACACCTAAAGAAAACAAATTCTAGTGGTAGTTCTTTCTTTAACGGAATGTttcctagtagtagtagtagttagCAGAGTACTGCTGGCTTTAGGAAGAAAATAGAGCGCTGAATTGTTGTTGGTACGTACTCCAATCAAGGAAAACAATCATTGATTACACCGGGCCCACCAGGAAGACCCGAGCGGGCGGGGCAGCCAATATTTTGGCGCACGATTTCCGCGCCATCAGCTCGCCCTTGCGTGGGCGAAAATTACGTGGGCAGGCTCGGGCGAACTTTGGTGAGCCAATATATTGGCGTTAATCCAAACAGCGACTAATGTCGTGGGCTTGCCAAATTTTTGGTATGGTAGGCATTGGCTATAATCCAAACACACTCATATcttttagactagtcacaatgggaagtatcatacactagtatcatgcacatgatactagtttatgatatcaACCCCACAATGCATAGGATACCAAGATTTTCTAATTGGGATGTCAAGTGAACCCTTATCCACCTGAGCAAACTGGTTCTGACATGTGGCCCACCTGTTGAAACTGTCAATTCGCGTTTAATTTCCAATTATGTTTTAAGGAGAAAGTGGTGAATTTTTTTCCAGACATATAAACTGGTATCATTCGGGGAACATAGAGTGTGGTTTTatgctagtactccctccggaggGAGCGAGTCCTTCGAAAATTTCTTCAGTGTCGGCCACGAGTCCACGATAGTACCATAGGCCCATAGCGGCAGCGTCGACCAGATCTGTCGCCTGTGCGCGACGCATGACTCGCAATTATTGGAAGAAGCTCACAGCTCACGTGATGGCATGCCACTCCTTCAGCTTGAAAGCCTGAATCTATCCTACCCTGACTGTCGGCTTGTCCGATTGAGTTAGTCCTTGGCCACGTGCTTTGACCCGCCTGCGAGCTCACATGGCCATTGGCCTAGTCCAACAACACTCACTCCTCCCGTAGTCCCGTGCCTATCGGTGCACTCTGCGCTTGTCTCGCATCATGCTCCGATGCTCGATCGGTCAAGGTCGACTAAACGCTGGATTTATACTCAAAACAAAATATGAGTAAACCCGAATGACGGCAGGATAATGCCACGAATAGGAAGATAAAGCATCGATATAGCTGTGTGATTGTGTCATAATGTCGGACATGGACGTGAACCTGTTTTGgccgtacacggcggtggcctgaCCGGGCAGTGAAACTGTCACTACAGTTATGATGCGTTAATTATTGGGTGTGGCAAGTTCTCAAAGACCGAGAACTATGCTATTCTCACTTAGGTGATATTATGGAACGTTAGTTGAAACTCATAACTAACACAAGTACATGCAACTTTGTGTACATACTGACCTAGTATGTCGGTGGCCATGTCCCTGAAGCGGAGCTGTCGCCGGCCCTGCTGCGCGTGGTGCTCCAGGACGCGGGAGATGAGGTTGTAGGAGTAGAAGGTGACGgcggcgccgacgacgaggcaggtCATCCCCGCCGTCCACCCCAGCGACGCGAACGCGAACGGCAGGCTCAGCAGCGGCGGCGCCACGATCGAAGTCGTCAGGTGATACCCGCAGTGCAGCCACGAACCTGCAACATACATACACATGCAGTCAGCAACACGTCGGAGACTGCGCTCGATCCACGGAACGCCAATACATATGTTGTTCATTCTTAACTACACACGATGCCATGCATGCACATGAAGATTGCACATGCTGTCAGAAATGGGGTCGATCGTCCACTGGAAGAAGAAGATTGCTGCTCGATCGGTAAAATGTCGCTGGAGTGTGAGCTTTGATCGAGTGGTGGTAAAGAATTCCATGCTATGTCACTGCCGTGTGCGACTGTGCCGTCTACGTCGATATAAACCCCACCATATGCATCACATCGAAGAAATCATGTGGCGATTGCCCCATATACTTAAATTGATTGTTACCGGCCTGTGCTAAATTTCTCAAGGTGTACGTCAGCGCACTCAATGCCTCTCCTGAAAATCGGTAGACTGATCGGAGAAAAAGTCGAATATATGGTTCAGGGGTCAACACCGAAGACCGGGCGAGATTGGATTTGTCAAGCCAATGCCTACTATATAGTGTTGGATGGGTACGTGACAGAAAACCTACACGCGCGCGCACTTGTTTTCCATCGTCTCTGAAGTGGATCAAGCATGATGATTAGCATCGAATATACCGGCAGACCTACGTGTGTGGTCTACCTCTGGGATATCTACCATTCGTTTGCAATGTGCACGCATGATGTATCGACGCGACGGTGACGGGCACCGGTACACACGATGCGTGCACACAAGGCTATAAATCACCCACGATTTACCAGCGATTTTCTTGGAATTCATTTGGCAATCCGAAAGTTCAATTCCAAATGACGCCTTAATTttgattttaattgttgttggcaAGGCCTACTATAGTGTTGGATGAGTTATTTTTGTAGTtgcaattgaaaaaaaaatcagttgcaaTCTTACTTGTAACTAAATAAATTTCAGTTGCAATTCAAAACTTGCAACTCAAGTGCATGAATGACAATGTAAATTTAATCTTGCAGTAGTCTACTGAGTACTAGCTTAGTTTTCAGTAGACTAGCAACTCCTGAGAATTAACTTAGTTTTCGTTTAGATGATGACatcaaatttcagttgcaacCCATATTACAACTTATGACTAGCACGAATAACATAGGTAGTCAAAATACTGCTTACATCAAAGACTAAGGACTAGAGAGGGGTACATTGACTATTAACGTAGCATAATATTGACTATAGTTACTGGAGTAATTGTTGTTCTGATTGGCTAGTTGATGATATCCTTGTTTAAAGAAAGTGAAGTGCACATGGATGAGTATGGCTATGATATGGTCAGGAATCCCGGCATGCCGCAAGTACTATTTTTGTTTGTCTCATCTTTCTTTGCCGATAAAGAACATTTGAGCGAGCACCGTGCAGAGGGGGGAGAAAGTGAAAGAGAGAGATATGCAGTGAAAAGACAGGTACGTAGAAAGCATCACTCTCATAAAGTAAATAgcgaaaaaaaaaaaggagtagcTTGAAAGTTGAAAGGATAGATGGGCAAGGCCAATTCAAACATATGCATCCTTTCAACTACGTCACCCAAGAACTTTTGATCAGGAGATCCCAAGATGTGGCACTGTAGGATGAGATGAGCAAAATCTATCGCTTTGAAAAAAAAGAGCATATGATGAGCAAATCATACTAATTACAGCCTACTACGTTACCTtccgagaacatcggcttcgtctcGCTAGTATAGCCAAAATCGCCTTGGTGCTTGCTGGCTTTATATGGTACGAGTAGTTTATACTTTTTGGCTACTTATTACAAGCTAGTTTTTCTGGAAGAATAGATCAGTAGTCCCAAGCACACCGTGGTATACTGAAACTCAGCATCGATCAGTCCGCGCGCGGACCATAATAATATGATACTGATGCTCGATCGGCAGCAAGCGAACACACACACGCTACGTGCTCGACCGGCGAGCGCGCGTGCTCCAGAAAAGAAAAGATGGAGGAACAAGAAAGGCGAAGAAGATGGGCCTGCGCGCGGGAGTAGTTAGTTTGAGGCGATGGAGCGAGAGGAGGGCACCTTTGGACTGGAGCACGAAGAGTGCGCCGGCGTCGAGCTTCTGGCCGACGGTGTCGCCGCCGGCCTCCAtcttcttcgcctcctcctcgtcccggCTCGGAGCTCCCATGGCGTCTAAGCTCTGCTAGCTCCTGATGAGTCCTGACACACAGAAGGCAGGGGCCGGCAGGACCGGGGTGGCTAACTAGCGGAGCTAGCTAAGCCGAGCCACCAGTGCCGGACTCACACGTAGTAATCCCTCTCGTCAGGTCGACAGGGCTAACTAGCTACCTCTGTTCCTCTTTGCCTCTCTCGCTCGACTACACGACGGGAGGCGCACCTCTATATAGGCGCGCGCCGCGTGCCCAGTGCCCCGTCTGCGTAGCACTGTGCCACACGAAGTGCGCACGCGATTCACTGATCCACACATCTCTCGCCGCATCAGGCTCCTAAAAACAAGCTCGCTCGCATAGTACGTGTTACCCATTCAGCGATGTTTCAGGTAGCCAGCCGCAACCGGCGACGCCCGGCGAAATGATCTACACGTTCACATGCCTACAACGTTTTCAGGCGGCCGCCCGATAGAAACGCCAACTTTTTTCCTCCCCGGGTGGAACGGCCGAGGCCGACGCGCATCTTGATGGGACAAcggtactacctccattccaaactAAACGTCGAAGTTTTAGTTAGATGTCCGATATGTCTACAAATTAAAATGTATTTGTATTTAGATATATATATCAGTATCTAGATATAAATATGACACTTAATTTGAAACGGCGGAAATAATTGTGAGCGGTAACTTAACCACCACCAACCGGTGAACAGAGGTGTAGATCGATAGCGTATATGAGGAGTAAGATCAtctccaaccgcgtcccccaaagcgtccccaaagaaatttggggcgcaccggaaaaaaaatgcgttccagccgcgtccccaaagcccatttttgcccgacgcgccccgatacggtgttcggcgtcccgagcccgtccccatcccacaggggacgcaccgggcacgccggacacaacgaaaagcgaggcgaaccgacgcgggcccgacccgtcagcggctcggaaggctaaaaccccgtcgcctacctttggtcaagcgacgttaatggcgtccctgttttcccaggcgacgcagggacgcgtctcgtcgtgcatggccgcgtggccgtccgcgccggcgttattgcgtgcaaccacccgctgccgccgctctgcagttctcaccgctcacaaaccatctcgtcgccgccgcctccccctcccagatcttctcctcgccgctccaaaaatgtcgagctcgtcctcccgcaagatcgccgcgacgaacggcttcggccgcggcagcctcaccgtgccggaggcgtgggcgctgtaccacgcccggtatccagtcccgccggacatgcggctgccaagcagcggcggctggaagatggccgtgaacggtattagcgtcccgccgccgccgaagcc contains:
- the LOC124661971 gene encoding GABA transporter 1-like, which gives rise to MGAPSRDEEEAKKMEAGGDTVGQKLDAGALFVLQSKGSWLHCGYHLTTSIVAPPLLSLPFAFASLGWTAGMTCLVVGAAVTFYSYNLISRVLEHHAQQGRRQLRFRDMATDILGPAWGRYYIGPIQFLVCFGAVVASTLLAGQSMKAIYLIANPGGTIKLYVFVAIFGVFLVTLAQLPSFHSLRHVNLISLLLCLSYSLCAVAGCIYLGSSERAPPKDYSIRGGTSTRVYGVFNAIAVIATTYGNGIIPEIQATVAAPVTGKMFKGLCLCYAVVVTTFFSVATAGYWAFGNAAQGLLLNNFMVDGRPVIPEWLLLMAELFTLMQLSATATVYLQPTNEVLEGLLSDPKAGQYAARNVVPRLLSRTAAVAFGTTIAAMIPFFGDMNALIGAFGFLPLDFAVPAIFYNLTFKPSKKGVVFWLNTAIAVVFSALAVVASVTAVRQIVLDAGTYKLFANV